From Calothrix sp. PCC 6303, a single genomic window includes:
- a CDS encoding class I SAM-dependent methyltransferase — MMKKQWYESLFENYGLKYDNENFTQGTVGECDFIEREINFDKSLKILDIGCGTGRHTIELSNRGYNVTGIDLSEAQLARAKQKAESYNLKIDFQKQDARNLAFNNEFDVAIMLCEGGFPLMETDEMNYEILNCVTESLKENGKFIFTTLNGLFPLYNSVENFCASTTQEGNAAYRSNTFDLMTFRDHNVMEFEDDSGNKKTLECNERYYVPSEINWLLKSLEYKEINIFGAKLGAFSRNDKLTTEDFEMLVIAEK; from the coding sequence ATGATGAAAAAACAATGGTATGAATCTCTTTTTGAAAATTACGGATTGAAATATGATAATGAAAATTTCACACAGGGTACTGTTGGTGAATGCGATTTCATTGAAAGGGAGATAAATTTTGATAAGTCATTAAAAATATTAGACATTGGATGCGGAACTGGCAGACATACAATTGAATTATCAAATAGGGGATATAACGTTACTGGGATTGATCTATCAGAAGCTCAACTTGCTAGAGCGAAGCAAAAAGCAGAAAGTTACAATTTAAAGATTGATTTTCAGAAACAAGATGCAAGAAATCTTGCATTTAACAATGAATTTGACGTTGCAATAATGCTTTGTGAAGGTGGATTTCCATTAATGGAAACAGATGAAATGAATTATGAAATACTTAATTGTGTGACAGAATCGCTTAAAGAGAATGGGAAATTTATATTTACAACTTTAAATGGATTATTTCCACTGTATAATTCTGTTGAAAATTTTTGCGCTTCAACAACACAAGAAGGTAATGCCGCATATCGAAGCAATACATTTGATTTAATGACATTTCGAGACCACAATGTTATGGAATTTGAAGACGACTCTGGAAATAAAAAGACTCTTGAATGCAATGAAAGATATTACGTTCCCAGTGAAATTAATTGGTTGTTAAAGTCGCTAGAATATAAAGAAATCAATATATTTGGAGCGAAGCTTGGAGCATTTTCCAGAAATGACAAGTTGACAACTGAAGATTTTGAAATGCTGGTTATCGCTGAAAAATAA